From Strigops habroptila isolate Jane chromosome 10, bStrHab1.2.pri, whole genome shotgun sequence, one genomic window encodes:
- the GTPBP2 gene encoding GTP-binding protein 2 isoform X2, producing the protein MKWRLQEGRGEAVYQIGVEDNGLLVGLSEEEMRASLKTLRRMAEKVGADITVLREREVDYDSDVPRKITEVLVRKVPDNQQFLDLRVAVLGNVDSGKSTLLGVLTQGELDNGRGRARLNLFRHLHEIQSGRTSSISFEILGFNSKGEVVNYSDSRTAEEICESSSKMITFIDLAGHHKYLKTTIFGLTSYCPDFAMLVVSANTGIAGTTREHLGLAMALKVPFFIVISKVDLCSKATVERTVKQLERILKQPGCNKLPLLVNSDDDAVTAAQQFAQSPNITPIFTLSSVSGENLDLLKVFLNILPPLTNSKEQEELMQQLTEFQVDEIYTVPEVGTVVGGTLSSGICREGENLVVGPTDDGKFLRLKVCSIQRNRSACRVLRAGQAATLALGPFDRSLLRKGMVMVSPEMNPTICSVFEAEIVLLFHATTFRKGFQVTVHVGNVRQTAIVEKIHGKDKLRTGEKAVVRFRFIKHPEYLKIGAKLLFREGVTKGIGHVTDLQAITTKENGLEESLGPAQLSF; encoded by the exons ATGAAGTGGCGACTGCAGGAAGGCCGAGGTGAGGCCGTCTATCAGATCGGCGTGGAGGACAACGGGCTGCTGGTGGGCCTCTCGGAGGAGGAGATGCGTGCTTCGCTCAAGACACTGCGCCGCATGGCAGAGAA GGTTGGGGCTGATATTACGGTGCTGCGGGAGAGGGAGGTTGATTACGACAGCGACGTTCCAAGGAAGATAACAGAGGTGCTTGTCCGAAAGGTGCCTGACAACCAGCAG TTCTTAGACCTGCGAGTAGCTGTGCTGGGGAATGTGGACTCGGGGAAGTCAACCCTGTTGGGTGTCCTGACACAGGGAGAGCTGGACAACGGGCGGGGCAGAGCGCGCCTCAACCTCTTCCGGCATCTTCATGAAATCCAGTCAGGGAGAACGTCGAGCATCAGCTTTGAGATCCTCGGCTTCAACAGCAAAGGAGAG GTGGTAAATTACAGTGACTCCCGAACAGCAGAAGAGATTTGTGAGAGTTCTTCCAAAATGATCACTTTTATTGACCTGGCTGGCCACCACAAGTATCTGAAAACAACCATCTTTGGTCTCACCAGCTACTGCCCAGACTTTGCTATGCTGGTGGTTAGCGCCAACACTGGCATTG CGGGCACAACACGAGAGCACTTGGGCTTGGCCATGGCCCTCAAGGTCCCCTTCTTCATTGTCATCAGCAAAGTTGATTTGTGTTCAAAAGCCACCGTGGAACGGACAGTGAAGCAGCTGGAGCGAATCCTGAAACAGCCAGGCTGCAACAAGCTCCCCCTGCTTGTGAACTCAGATGACGATGCTgttacagcagcacagcagtttgCACAGTCTCCCAA CATCACCCCAATCTTCACACTGTCCAGTGTTTCTGGGGAGAACCTGGATCTCTTAAAAGTCTTCCTCAACATCCTGCCTCCACTGACCAACAGTAAAGAGCAGGAAGAGCTAATGCAGCAACTAACAGAGTTTCAG GTTGATGAAATTTATACTGTGCCAGAGGTGGGGACTGTGGTAGGAGGAACTCTATCAAG TGGTATCTGCCGAGAAGGGGAGAACCTGGTGGTTGGTCCCACTGACGACGGGAAGTTCCTCCGGTTGAAAGTGTGCAGTATCCAACGCAACCGCTCCGCCTGCCGCGTGCTGCGGGCCGGGCAGGCAGCCACGCTGGCCCTCGGGCCCTTTGACCGCTCCCTGCTGCGCAAG GGCATGGTCATGGTGAGCCCAGAAATGAACCCTACCATCTGCTCAGTGTTTGAAGCTGAGATCGTGCTGTTGTTCCATGCCACGACTTTCCGGAAGGGGTTTCAGGTGACAGTGCACGTGGGGAATGTGCGACAGACTGCTATTGTAGAGAAGATCCACGGAAAG gacAAGCTGCGGACAGGAGAGAAGGCAGTCGTCCGGTTCAGATTCATCAAGCATCCAGAATACTTGAAGATCGGAGCCAAGCTGCTTTTCCGTGAAGGAGTCACCAAAGGCATTGGGCATGTCACTGACCTCCAAGCCATCACCACCAAAGAAAATGGCCTGGAGGAGTCCCTGGGGCCTGCACAGCTGAGCTTCTGA
- the GTPBP2 gene encoding GTP-binding protein 2 isoform X1, giving the protein MDSRVSELFGGCCRPAGGGAGGALRGRGGAAPGGCSSKAKKKNGRSRGGKANNPPYLPPEAEDGNIEYKLKLVNPSQYRFEHLVTQMKWRLQEGRGEAVYQIGVEDNGLLVGLSEEEMRASLKTLRRMAEKVGADITVLREREVDYDSDVPRKITEVLVRKVPDNQQFLDLRVAVLGNVDSGKSTLLGVLTQGELDNGRGRARLNLFRHLHEIQSGRTSSISFEILGFNSKGEVVNYSDSRTAEEICESSSKMITFIDLAGHHKYLKTTIFGLTSYCPDFAMLVVSANTGIAGTTREHLGLAMALKVPFFIVISKVDLCSKATVERTVKQLERILKQPGCNKLPLLVNSDDDAVTAAQQFAQSPNITPIFTLSSVSGENLDLLKVFLNILPPLTNSKEQEELMQQLTEFQVDEIYTVPEVGTVVGGTLSSGICREGENLVVGPTDDGKFLRLKVCSIQRNRSACRVLRAGQAATLALGPFDRSLLRKGMVMVSPEMNPTICSVFEAEIVLLFHATTFRKGFQVTVHVGNVRQTAIVEKIHGKDKLRTGEKAVVRFRFIKHPEYLKIGAKLLFREGVTKGIGHVTDLQAITTKENGLEESLGPAQLSF; this is encoded by the exons GCAGAAGATGGGAACATCGAGTACAAG CTGAAGCTGGTGAATCCCTCGCAGTATCGCTTTGAGCACCTGGTGACACAGATGAAGTGGCGACTGCAGGAAGGCCGAGGTGAGGCCGTCTATCAGATCGGCGTGGAGGACAACGGGCTGCTGGTGGGCCTCTCGGAGGAGGAGATGCGTGCTTCGCTCAAGACACTGCGCCGCATGGCAGAGAA GGTTGGGGCTGATATTACGGTGCTGCGGGAGAGGGAGGTTGATTACGACAGCGACGTTCCAAGGAAGATAACAGAGGTGCTTGTCCGAAAGGTGCCTGACAACCAGCAG TTCTTAGACCTGCGAGTAGCTGTGCTGGGGAATGTGGACTCGGGGAAGTCAACCCTGTTGGGTGTCCTGACACAGGGAGAGCTGGACAACGGGCGGGGCAGAGCGCGCCTCAACCTCTTCCGGCATCTTCATGAAATCCAGTCAGGGAGAACGTCGAGCATCAGCTTTGAGATCCTCGGCTTCAACAGCAAAGGAGAG GTGGTAAATTACAGTGACTCCCGAACAGCAGAAGAGATTTGTGAGAGTTCTTCCAAAATGATCACTTTTATTGACCTGGCTGGCCACCACAAGTATCTGAAAACAACCATCTTTGGTCTCACCAGCTACTGCCCAGACTTTGCTATGCTGGTGGTTAGCGCCAACACTGGCATTG CGGGCACAACACGAGAGCACTTGGGCTTGGCCATGGCCCTCAAGGTCCCCTTCTTCATTGTCATCAGCAAAGTTGATTTGTGTTCAAAAGCCACCGTGGAACGGACAGTGAAGCAGCTGGAGCGAATCCTGAAACAGCCAGGCTGCAACAAGCTCCCCCTGCTTGTGAACTCAGATGACGATGCTgttacagcagcacagcagtttgCACAGTCTCCCAA CATCACCCCAATCTTCACACTGTCCAGTGTTTCTGGGGAGAACCTGGATCTCTTAAAAGTCTTCCTCAACATCCTGCCTCCACTGACCAACAGTAAAGAGCAGGAAGAGCTAATGCAGCAACTAACAGAGTTTCAG GTTGATGAAATTTATACTGTGCCAGAGGTGGGGACTGTGGTAGGAGGAACTCTATCAAG TGGTATCTGCCGAGAAGGGGAGAACCTGGTGGTTGGTCCCACTGACGACGGGAAGTTCCTCCGGTTGAAAGTGTGCAGTATCCAACGCAACCGCTCCGCCTGCCGCGTGCTGCGGGCCGGGCAGGCAGCCACGCTGGCCCTCGGGCCCTTTGACCGCTCCCTGCTGCGCAAG GGCATGGTCATGGTGAGCCCAGAAATGAACCCTACCATCTGCTCAGTGTTTGAAGCTGAGATCGTGCTGTTGTTCCATGCCACGACTTTCCGGAAGGGGTTTCAGGTGACAGTGCACGTGGGGAATGTGCGACAGACTGCTATTGTAGAGAAGATCCACGGAAAG gacAAGCTGCGGACAGGAGAGAAGGCAGTCGTCCGGTTCAGATTCATCAAGCATCCAGAATACTTGAAGATCGGAGCCAAGCTGCTTTTCCGTGAAGGAGTCACCAAAGGCATTGGGCATGTCACTGACCTCCAAGCCATCACCACCAAAGAAAATGGCCTGGAGGAGTCCCTGGGGCCTGCACAGCTGAGCTTCTGA
- the POLH gene encoding DNA polymerase eta isoform X1 codes for MSRGRERVVALVDMDCFFMQVEQRLDPQLRGRPCAVVQYTEWQGGGIIAVSYEARAFGVSRGMWATEARALCPELALARVPQARGKADLTRYRDASAEVMQVLSRFAAIERASIDEAYLDLTGSARERLRALQGHPIAAALLPTTFVQGLPDDPGGPGPGPQPGGKEELRQRGLHEWLAMLSFDNPDCPDLLLTMGAVIVEEMRVAVEAATGFRCSAGVSHNKTLAKLACGLNKPNRQTLLSLRFVPQLFSQLPVSNIRNLGGKLGTAITDILGVEYIGELTQYSETELQTHFGDKTGSWLYYLCRGIEEEPVKNRYLPQSIGCSKNFPGKTALATQKEVQHWLLQLALELESRLIKDRSQNHRVAKQLMVVIRMQGDTRVSRFCALTRYEAQKMCNDAFALIQNCNVAGAHQAAWSPPLISVLLSASKFSEPATLLSAGIATFMTGDTQPDGTATAGQNTASSRRPRVKFFRSPSKELTQKPANAIESFFQKAAERQQPQMAAATSLPAAPTAASPVPSSPEHQERDGIGLASVQHDLESPAKQSPRDESTTSYKRLHCGKSLSDATQTPSTPPSSRTLLKSEPAIEGNEQNLPPSPELTPLPPASPGDQQHCEKCGQLVLVWEFPEHMDYHFALELQSSFLESSVPTAPAADPSPMAAASRSPAKAKNKPKTPAGSSAKRPREGVTRTLDFFFKRLPP; via the exons ATGTCGCGGGGCCGGGAGCGCGTCGTGGCCCTGGTGGACATGGACTGCTTCTTCATGCAGGTGGAGCAGCGCCTCGACCCGCAGCTGCGCGGCCGCCCCTGCGCCGTGGTGCAGTACACCGAGTGGCAGGGCGGCGG GATCATCGCGGTGAGCTACGAGGCGCGCGCCTTCGGCGTGTCCCGCGGGATGTGGGCGACAGAGGCGCGGGCGCTGTGCCCCGAGCTGGCGCTGGCGCGGGTGCCCCAGGCGCGGGGCAAGGCCGACCTCACGCg GTACCGGGATGCCAGCGCGGAGGTGATGCAGGTGCTGTCGCGCTTCGCCGCCATCGAGCGGGCCAGCATCGATGAGGCGTACCTGGACCTGACTGGCAGCGCGCGAGAGCGGCTGCGGGCCCTGCAGGGGCACCCCATTGCGGCCGCGCTGCTGCCCACCACCTTCGTGCAGGGGCTGCCCGACGACCCCGGCGGGCCCGGCCCCGGTCCCCAGCCCGGCGGGAAGG AGGAGCTGCGGCAACGTGGCTTGCACGAGTGGCTGGCGATGCTGTCGTTTGATAACCCTGATTGTCCTGACCTGCTGCTGACCATGGGTGCAGTAATTGTGGAGGAAATGAGGGTGGCTGTAGAAGCAGCCACTGGATTCAGGTGTTCAGCAGGAGTTTCACACAACAAG ACACTGGCAAAACTGGCCTGTGGGCTAAACAAGCCCAACCGCCAGACACTACTATCCTTGCGATTTGTCCCGCAGCTCTTCAGCCAACTGCCTGTCAGCAATAT CCGTAACCTGGGAGGCAAGCTTGGCACTGCCATCACAGACATCCTGGGAGTAGAGTACATTGGGGAGCTGACACAGTACAGCGAGACAGAGCTCCAGACTCATTTTGGAGACAAAACTGG GTCCTGGCTCTATTACTTGTGCAGAGGAATTGAAGAGGAACCTGTCAAAAACCGGTACCTGCCCCAGTCCATTGGCTGCAGCAAGAACTTCCCTGGGAAGACAGCCCTGGCCACACAGAAGGAG GTGCAGCACTGGCTCCTGCAGCTGGCCTTGGAGCTGGAATCTAGACTGATCAAGGACAGGAGCCAG AACCACCGAGTGGCCAAGCAGTTGATGGTGGTCATCCGCATGCAGGGAGACACCCGGGTGTCGCGCTTCTGCGCTCTGACCCGCTATGAAGCCCAGAAGATGTGCAACGATGCCTTTGCCCTCATCCAAAACTGCAACGTGGCTGGGGCTCACCAGGCGGCCTG GTCTCCACCGCTCATATCGGTGCTTCTCTCAGCAAGCAAGTTCTCAGAGCCTGCCACACTCCTCTCTGCAGGCATCGCCACCTTCATGACAGGTGATACCCAGCCTGATGGCACTGCCACCGCTGGCCAAAACACCGCATCTTCCAGGAGGCCAAGGGTCAAGTTCTTTAGGAGCCCAAGCAAAGAGCTGACGCAGAAGCCAGCTAATGCTATTGAGTCATTCTtccaaaaggcagcagaaaggcagcagccaCAAATGGCAGCAGCAAccagcctgcctgctgctcccactgcagcatCACCTGTGCCCAGCTCCCCAGAGCACCAAGAGAGAGATGGCATTGGACTTGCCTCTGTGCAGCATGACTTGGAGTCCCCTGCGAAGCAGAGTCCCAGAGATGAGAGCACTACTTCTTACAAGAGGCTTCACTGTGGGAAGTCACTGTCTGATGCTACACAAACACCCTCAACTCCACCCAGCTCCAGGACCCTTCTGAAATCAGAGCCAGCTATAGAGGGAAATGAGCAGAATTTGCCACCCTCTCCTGAGCTCACCCCGCTCCCTCCTGCCTCGCCAGGGGACCAGCAGCACTGTGAGAAGTGTGGCCAGCTTGTGCTGGTGTGGGAGTTCCCAGAGCACATGGACTACCACTTTGCTCTGGAGTTGCAAAGCTCCTTCCTGGAGTCCAGTGttcccacagctccagcagcagaccCCAGCCCAATGGCTGCAGCTTCCAGGTCTCCTGCCAAGGCAAAGAACAAGCCCAAGACTCCAGCAGGATCTAGTGCAAAACGGCCCAGAGAAGGTGTAACAAGAACTTTGGATTTCTTCTTTAAGCGCTTACCTCCTTAA
- the POLH gene encoding DNA polymerase eta isoform X2 has product MWATEARALCPELALARVPQARGKADLTRYRDASAEVMQVLSRFAAIERASIDEAYLDLTGSARERLRALQGHPIAAALLPTTFVQGLPDDPGGPGPGPQPGGKEELRQRGLHEWLAMLSFDNPDCPDLLLTMGAVIVEEMRVAVEAATGFRCSAGVSHNKTLAKLACGLNKPNRQTLLSLRFVPQLFSQLPVSNIRNLGGKLGTAITDILGVEYIGELTQYSETELQTHFGDKTGSWLYYLCRGIEEEPVKNRYLPQSIGCSKNFPGKTALATQKEVQHWLLQLALELESRLIKDRSQNHRVAKQLMVVIRMQGDTRVSRFCALTRYEAQKMCNDAFALIQNCNVAGAHQAAWSPPLISVLLSASKFSEPATLLSAGIATFMTGDTQPDGTATAGQNTASSRRPRVKFFRSPSKELTQKPANAIESFFQKAAERQQPQMAAATSLPAAPTAASPVPSSPEHQERDGIGLASVQHDLESPAKQSPRDESTTSYKRLHCGKSLSDATQTPSTPPSSRTLLKSEPAIEGNEQNLPPSPELTPLPPASPGDQQHCEKCGQLVLVWEFPEHMDYHFALELQSSFLESSVPTAPAADPSPMAAASRSPAKAKNKPKTPAGSSAKRPREGVTRTLDFFFKRLPP; this is encoded by the exons ATGTGGGCGACAGAGGCGCGGGCGCTGTGCCCCGAGCTGGCGCTGGCGCGGGTGCCCCAGGCGCGGGGCAAGGCCGACCTCACGCg GTACCGGGATGCCAGCGCGGAGGTGATGCAGGTGCTGTCGCGCTTCGCCGCCATCGAGCGGGCCAGCATCGATGAGGCGTACCTGGACCTGACTGGCAGCGCGCGAGAGCGGCTGCGGGCCCTGCAGGGGCACCCCATTGCGGCCGCGCTGCTGCCCACCACCTTCGTGCAGGGGCTGCCCGACGACCCCGGCGGGCCCGGCCCCGGTCCCCAGCCCGGCGGGAAGG AGGAGCTGCGGCAACGTGGCTTGCACGAGTGGCTGGCGATGCTGTCGTTTGATAACCCTGATTGTCCTGACCTGCTGCTGACCATGGGTGCAGTAATTGTGGAGGAAATGAGGGTGGCTGTAGAAGCAGCCACTGGATTCAGGTGTTCAGCAGGAGTTTCACACAACAAG ACACTGGCAAAACTGGCCTGTGGGCTAAACAAGCCCAACCGCCAGACACTACTATCCTTGCGATTTGTCCCGCAGCTCTTCAGCCAACTGCCTGTCAGCAATAT CCGTAACCTGGGAGGCAAGCTTGGCACTGCCATCACAGACATCCTGGGAGTAGAGTACATTGGGGAGCTGACACAGTACAGCGAGACAGAGCTCCAGACTCATTTTGGAGACAAAACTGG GTCCTGGCTCTATTACTTGTGCAGAGGAATTGAAGAGGAACCTGTCAAAAACCGGTACCTGCCCCAGTCCATTGGCTGCAGCAAGAACTTCCCTGGGAAGACAGCCCTGGCCACACAGAAGGAG GTGCAGCACTGGCTCCTGCAGCTGGCCTTGGAGCTGGAATCTAGACTGATCAAGGACAGGAGCCAG AACCACCGAGTGGCCAAGCAGTTGATGGTGGTCATCCGCATGCAGGGAGACACCCGGGTGTCGCGCTTCTGCGCTCTGACCCGCTATGAAGCCCAGAAGATGTGCAACGATGCCTTTGCCCTCATCCAAAACTGCAACGTGGCTGGGGCTCACCAGGCGGCCTG GTCTCCACCGCTCATATCGGTGCTTCTCTCAGCAAGCAAGTTCTCAGAGCCTGCCACACTCCTCTCTGCAGGCATCGCCACCTTCATGACAGGTGATACCCAGCCTGATGGCACTGCCACCGCTGGCCAAAACACCGCATCTTCCAGGAGGCCAAGGGTCAAGTTCTTTAGGAGCCCAAGCAAAGAGCTGACGCAGAAGCCAGCTAATGCTATTGAGTCATTCTtccaaaaggcagcagaaaggcagcagccaCAAATGGCAGCAGCAAccagcctgcctgctgctcccactgcagcatCACCTGTGCCCAGCTCCCCAGAGCACCAAGAGAGAGATGGCATTGGACTTGCCTCTGTGCAGCATGACTTGGAGTCCCCTGCGAAGCAGAGTCCCAGAGATGAGAGCACTACTTCTTACAAGAGGCTTCACTGTGGGAAGTCACTGTCTGATGCTACACAAACACCCTCAACTCCACCCAGCTCCAGGACCCTTCTGAAATCAGAGCCAGCTATAGAGGGAAATGAGCAGAATTTGCCACCCTCTCCTGAGCTCACCCCGCTCCCTCCTGCCTCGCCAGGGGACCAGCAGCACTGTGAGAAGTGTGGCCAGCTTGTGCTGGTGTGGGAGTTCCCAGAGCACATGGACTACCACTTTGCTCTGGAGTTGCAAAGCTCCTTCCTGGAGTCCAGTGttcccacagctccagcagcagaccCCAGCCCAATGGCTGCAGCTTCCAGGTCTCCTGCCAAGGCAAAGAACAAGCCCAAGACTCCAGCAGGATCTAGTGCAAAACGGCCCAGAGAAGGTGTAACAAGAACTTTGGATTTCTTCTTTAAGCGCTTACCTCCTTAA